In Pseudomonas fakonensis, one DNA window encodes the following:
- the algG gene encoding mannuronan 5-epimerase AlgG: protein MNLHPNLRHSLLASALLLASGMVAAAEPAVIAKELQQAKTYTVASAPIEPLHMDPPKLPDLSGYTAEAVEKKIDRRHKGKVSVRRMLQEDSLKEFIGGDNKGAEWVRRQHGIPQAIFIDDGHVDLVELSKKVPKQYLRETAPGVYLARLPIVVGQKGVLEIDGKVKQLRLSEEGGSFIVNDGKLFVRDTQVTGWREQANGPATFRKPDEFRPFLLSWGGTETYIVNSKMESFGYSKSKSYGVSISQYTPNMAKQMGRSEPTGWIVGSQFSDMWYGFYCYETSDFVVKDSTYRDNIVYGIDPHDRSHRLIIAGNTVYGTKKKHGIIVSREVNDSWIINNKSYDNKLSGVVIDRNSVNNLIAYNEIYRNHTDGITLYESGDNLIWGNKLINNRRHGIRVRNSVNIRLYENIAMANGLVGVYGHIKDLSDTDRDIALDPFDTKVSLIVVGGELAANGSGPLSIDSPLSVELYKVSMLMPRKSSGISLNGVLGERQDEILDLLVRQQKAVLIDPVERQTEMID from the coding sequence ATGAACCTGCACCCGAACCTTCGCCACAGCCTGCTCGCCAGCGCCCTGCTGCTGGCCAGCGGCATGGTCGCCGCGGCCGAGCCTGCGGTGATCGCCAAAGAGCTGCAACAGGCCAAGACCTACACCGTGGCCAGCGCGCCGATCGAGCCGCTGCACATGGACCCGCCCAAGTTGCCCGACCTGTCCGGCTACACCGCCGAAGCGGTGGAGAAAAAGATCGACCGCCGCCACAAGGGCAAGGTCAGCGTACGCCGCATGCTCCAGGAGGACAGCCTCAAGGAGTTCATCGGTGGCGACAACAAGGGCGCCGAATGGGTACGCCGCCAGCACGGCATCCCCCAGGCGATCTTCATCGACGACGGCCATGTCGACCTGGTCGAGCTGAGCAAGAAGGTGCCCAAGCAATACCTGCGCGAAACCGCACCGGGCGTGTACCTGGCGCGCCTGCCGATCGTGGTCGGGCAAAAGGGCGTGCTGGAGATCGACGGCAAGGTCAAGCAACTGCGCCTGTCCGAAGAGGGCGGCTCGTTCATCGTCAACGACGGCAAGCTGTTCGTGCGTGACACGCAAGTGACCGGCTGGCGCGAACAGGCCAACGGCCCGGCCACCTTCCGCAAGCCCGACGAGTTTCGCCCGTTCCTGCTCAGCTGGGGCGGCACCGAGACCTACATCGTCAACAGCAAGATGGAAAGCTTCGGCTACTCCAAGTCCAAGTCGTACGGCGTGAGCATCTCGCAGTACACCCCGAACATGGCCAAGCAGATGGGCCGCAGCGAACCCACCGGCTGGATCGTGGGTTCGCAGTTCAGCGACATGTGGTACGGCTTCTACTGCTACGAGACCAGCGACTTCGTGGTCAAGGACTCGACCTACCGCGACAACATCGTCTACGGCATCGACCCCCACGACCGCTCGCACCGCCTGATCATCGCCGGCAACACCGTGTACGGCACAAAAAAGAAGCACGGGATCATCGTCTCGCGTGAGGTCAACGACAGCTGGATCATCAACAACAAGAGCTACGACAACAAGCTCTCGGGCGTGGTGATCGACCGTAACAGCGTCAACAACCTGATCGCCTACAACGAGATCTACCGCAACCACACCGACGGCATCACCCTGTACGAAAGCGGCGACAACCTGATCTGGGGCAACAAGCTGATCAACAACCGCCGCCACGGCATCCGCGTGCGCAACAGCGTGAACATTCGCCTGTACGAGAACATCGCCATGGCCAACGGCCTGGTGGGGGTGTACGGGCACATCAAGGACCTCTCCGACACCGACCGCGACATCGCCCTCGACCCGTTCGACACCAAGGTGTCGTTGATCGTGGTCGGCGGCGAGCTGGCGGCCAACGGCTCCGGCCCCTTGTCGATCGACTCGCCGCTGTCGGTGGAGCTGTACAAGGTGTCCATGCTGATGCCGCGCAAGTCCAGCGGCATCAGCCTCAACGGCGTGCTTGGCGAGCGCCAGGACGAAATCCTCGACCTGCTGGTGCGCCAGCAAAAGGCTGTGCTGATCGACCCGGTCGAACGCCAGACCGAAATGATCGACTAA
- the algK gene encoding alginate biosynthesis TPR repeat lipoprotein AlgK, translating to MNRMQTRSHVGASLPRDSGGTAHTNRGASPLPRAVSLLALAITLAGCAGLPDQRLANEALKRGDTATAEQNYKALADLGYSDAQVGLADIKVATRDPAKLKEAEATYRDAAATSPRAQARLGRLLVAKPDSTQAEREEAETLLKLAAQRGEGNTLIPLAMLYLQYPQSFPKVNAQQQIDTWRAAGNPEAGLAQVLLYRTQGTYDQHLGEVENICKAALASTDICYVELATVYQKRAQPDQQAALLKQLESAYARGTVPASRVDSVARVLADRSLGQTDEKTAKDLLEKVAPANPASWVTLAQLLYDFPELGDTDQLMAYIDKGRAAEQPRAELLLGRLYYEGRTVPADAPKAEQHLQAAADAGEISADYYLGQLYRRGYLGDVAPQKAVDHLLAAARGGQNSADYALAQLFSEGHGIRPAPTNAWVFAQLSQANPTPQSTELAQQLDQQLSPEQRSQAQQLLAQEQKARASLFQGANSTLALEALQDDEKAVDAEDSL from the coding sequence ATGAACCGCATGCAAACAAGAAGTCACGTGGGAGCGAGCTTGCCTCGCGATAGCGGCGGCACAGCCCATACCAATCGCGGGGCAAGCCCGCTCCCACGGGCGGTATCGTTGCTGGCCCTGGCCATCACCCTGGCCGGCTGTGCCGGCCTGCCCGACCAGCGCCTGGCCAACGAAGCGCTCAAGCGCGGCGACACCGCCACCGCCGAGCAGAACTACAAGGCCCTGGCCGACCTGGGCTACAGCGACGCGCAAGTGGGCCTGGCCGATATCAAGGTGGCCACCCGCGACCCGGCCAAGCTCAAGGAGGCCGAGGCCACCTACCGCGACGCCGCCGCCACCTCGCCACGCGCCCAGGCACGCCTTGGCCGCCTGCTGGTGGCCAAGCCCGACAGCACCCAGGCCGAGCGCGAAGAAGCCGAAACCCTGCTCAAGCTCGCCGCCCAGCGCGGCGAAGGCAACACCCTGATCCCGCTGGCGATGCTCTACCTGCAGTACCCGCAGAGCTTCCCCAAGGTCAACGCCCAGCAGCAGATCGATACATGGCGCGCCGCCGGCAACCCCGAGGCGGGCCTGGCCCAGGTACTGCTGTACCGCACCCAGGGCACCTACGACCAGCACCTGGGCGAGGTGGAAAACATCTGCAAGGCCGCCCTCGCCAGCACCGACATCTGCTACGTGGAACTGGCCACCGTCTACCAGAAGCGCGCCCAGCCCGACCAGCAGGCCGCCCTGCTCAAGCAGCTGGAGTCGGCCTATGCCCGTGGCACTGTCCCCGCCAGCCGGGTCGACAGCGTGGCCCGTGTGCTCGCCGACCGCAGCCTTGGCCAGACCGACGAAAAAACCGCAAAAGACTTGCTGGAAAAAGTCGCCCCGGCCAACCCGGCCTCGTGGGTGACCCTCGCCCAGTTGCTGTATGACTTCCCCGAGCTGGGCGACACCGACCAGCTGATGGCCTACATCGACAAGGGCCGCGCAGCCGAACAACCGCGCGCCGAGCTGCTGCTCGGCCGCCTGTACTACGAAGGCCGCACCGTGCCGGCTGACGCGCCGAAAGCCGAGCAGCACCTGCAAGCCGCGGCTGACGCCGGCGAAATCAGCGCCGACTACTACCTCGGCCAGCTGTACCGCCGTGGCTACCTGGGCGACGTGGCACCGCAAAAAGCCGTCGACCACCTGCTGGCCGCTGCCCGTGGCGGGCAGAACAGCGCCGACTACGCCCTCGCCCAGCTGTTCAGCGAAGGCCACGGCATTCGCCCGGCGCCGACCAACGCCTGGGTGTTCGCCCAGCTGTCCCAGGCCAACCCCACGCCGCAGTCCACCGAGCTTGCCCAGCAACTCGACCAGCAACTGAGCCCTGAGCAACGCAGCCAGGCCCAGCAGTTGCTGGCGCAGGAACAGAAGGCCCGCGCCAGCCTGTTCCAGGGCGCCAACAGCACCCTGGCCCTCGAGGCCCTGCAAGACGACGAAAAAGCAGTAGACGCCGAGGACTCGCTATGA
- a CDS encoding nucleotide sugar dehydrogenase: MRISIFGLGYVGAVCAGCLSARGHEVIGVDVSRTKIDLINQGKSPIVEPGLEELLQQGLANGRLRGTTDFAEAIRASDVSMICVGTPSKKNGDLGLEYIESVCREIGYVLRDTTRRHTIVVRSTVLPGTVKNVVIPILEDCSGKKAGVDFGVAVNPEFLRESTAIKDYDHPPMTVIGELDSASGDVLQALYEELDAPVIRKPIEVAEMIKYTCNVWHATKVTFANEIGNIAKAVGVDGRDVMDVVCQDKVLNLSQYYMRPGFAFGGSCLPKDVRALTYRASSLDVKAPLLDSLMRSNESQVQNAFDIIESHDKRKVALLGLSFKAGTDDLRESPLVELAERLIGKGYELNIYDQNVEYARVHGANKEYIESKIPHVSSLLNANFEQVVGDADIIVLGNRDEKFRALAQQAPAGKQVIDLVGFMSKPTCTTSRTEGICW, translated from the coding sequence ATGCGTATCAGCATCTTTGGTTTGGGTTATGTGGGTGCAGTCTGTGCAGGTTGCCTGTCGGCACGGGGCCATGAGGTGATTGGTGTGGACGTGTCCCGCACCAAGATCGACCTGATCAACCAGGGCAAGTCGCCCATCGTCGAACCGGGCCTTGAAGAGCTGCTGCAGCAAGGCCTGGCCAATGGCCGCCTGCGTGGCACCACCGACTTCGCCGAAGCCATCCGCGCCAGCGACGTGTCGATGATCTGCGTGGGCACCCCAAGCAAGAAAAACGGCGACCTGGGCCTTGAGTACATCGAGTCGGTGTGCCGCGAAATCGGCTACGTACTGCGCGACACCACCCGCCGCCACACCATCGTGGTGCGCAGCACCGTGCTGCCGGGCACCGTCAAGAACGTGGTCATCCCGATCCTCGAAGACTGCTCGGGCAAGAAGGCCGGCGTCGACTTCGGCGTGGCGGTGAACCCCGAGTTCCTGCGTGAAAGCACCGCGATCAAGGACTACGACCACCCACCGATGACCGTCATCGGCGAACTGGACAGCGCCAGCGGCGACGTGCTGCAGGCCCTGTACGAAGAACTCGACGCCCCGGTGATCCGCAAGCCGATCGAAGTGGCCGAGATGATCAAGTACACCTGCAACGTGTGGCACGCCACCAAGGTGACCTTCGCCAACGAGATCGGCAACATCGCCAAGGCCGTTGGCGTGGATGGCCGCGACGTGATGGACGTGGTCTGCCAGGACAAGGTGCTCAACCTGTCGCAGTACTACATGCGCCCGGGCTTTGCCTTCGGCGGCTCGTGCCTGCCCAAGGACGTGCGCGCCCTCACCTACCGCGCCTCGAGCCTGGACGTGAAAGCGCCGCTGCTCGACTCGCTGATGCGCAGCAACGAGTCGCAGGTGCAAAACGCCTTCGACATCATCGAAAGCCACGACAAGCGCAAGGTCGCGCTGCTGGGCCTGTCGTTCAAGGCCGGCACCGACGACCTGCGCGAAAGCCCGCTGGTGGAGCTGGCCGAGCGCCTGATCGGCAAGGGCTACGAGCTGAACATCTACGACCAGAACGTCGAGTACGCCCGGGTGCATGGCGCCAACAAGGAGTACATCGAGTCGAAGATCCCGCACGTTTCCTCGTTGCTCAACGCCAACTTCGAGCAGGTGGTAGGCGACGCCGACATCATCGTGCTCGGCAACCGTGACGAGAAATTCCGCGCCCTCGCCCAACAGGCACCGGCCGGCAAGCAGGTGATCGACCTGGTTGGCTTCATGAGCAAGCCGACCTGCACCACCAGCCGCACCGAAGGCATCTGCTGGTAA
- a CDS encoding alginate O-acetyltransferase produces the protein MTPHLMKLLGLSAALLAISQGVRAEDVVAPTFSAEPCCQLCPEAHDASRYTTRYQQNFTTLVQAQGDWLFRTREDLRTEFDTTALGYKRLQQVHDAFKKRGVELVVVYQPTRGLVNRNMLKPEEKAAFNYQKALHNYQAMLARFSKMGYNVPDLSPLTNEQLAAADQGKDFYFRGDQHWTPYGAERAAKIVADTVHKMPAFEGIARKEFETKKSGRMGKTGTLHNVAGQLCGTSYAVQYMDQFATEPKGAAGGDELFGDSGNAQITLVGTSHSGKNYNFSGFLEQYIGADVLNVAFPGGGLEGSMIQYLGSEEFQNNPPKILVWEFSPLYRLDQETIWRQILALLDDGCDDRPAQMSASATLKPGKNELMVNGKGGVIKDLVNRNHQLDIKFEDTSVKVLQATLWYLNGRHEDIKIEKPETSDTDGRFVFQMREDEDWASQNLLALEVQGPESGTQKVEAKLCKRNNFASPAQHTAQAGQ, from the coding sequence ATGACCCCACACTTGATGAAACTGCTGGGCCTGTCCGCCGCCCTTCTGGCCATCAGCCAGGGCGTGCGCGCCGAAGACGTCGTTGCACCGACCTTCAGCGCCGAGCCCTGCTGCCAGCTGTGCCCCGAAGCCCACGACGCCAGCCGCTACACCACCCGCTACCAGCAGAACTTCACCACCCTGGTGCAAGCCCAGGGCGACTGGCTGTTCCGTACCCGCGAAGACCTGCGCACCGAGTTCGACACCACCGCGCTCGGCTACAAGCGCCTGCAGCAAGTGCACGATGCGTTCAAGAAGCGCGGCGTGGAGCTGGTAGTGGTTTACCAGCCGACCCGTGGCCTGGTGAACCGCAACATGCTCAAGCCTGAAGAAAAGGCCGCCTTCAACTATCAAAAGGCCCTGCACAACTACCAGGCCATGCTCGCCCGCTTCAGCAAGATGGGCTACAACGTGCCCGACCTGTCGCCGCTGACCAACGAACAGCTGGCCGCCGCCGACCAGGGCAAGGATTTCTACTTCCGCGGCGACCAGCACTGGACGCCGTACGGCGCCGAGCGCGCGGCAAAAATCGTGGCCGACACCGTGCACAAGATGCCGGCCTTCGAAGGTATTGCGCGCAAGGAATTCGAAACCAAAAAATCCGGGCGCATGGGCAAGACCGGTACCCTGCACAACGTCGCAGGCCAACTGTGCGGCACCAGCTACGCGGTGCAGTACATGGACCAGTTCGCCACCGAACCCAAAGGCGCCGCCGGCGGCGACGAGCTGTTCGGCGACTCGGGCAACGCCCAGATCACCCTGGTGGGCACCAGCCACAGCGGCAAGAACTACAACTTCTCGGGCTTCCTCGAGCAATACATCGGCGCCGACGTGCTCAACGTCGCCTTCCCCGGCGGTGGCCTGGAAGGCTCGATGATCCAGTACCTGGGCAGCGAAGAGTTCCAGAACAACCCGCCGAAGATCCTGGTGTGGGAGTTCTCGCCGCTGTACCGCCTCGACCAGGAAACCATCTGGCGGCAGATCCTCGCCCTGCTCGACGACGGCTGCGACGACCGCCCGGCGCAGATGAGCGCCAGCGCCACCCTCAAGCCCGGCAAGAACGAGCTGATGGTCAACGGCAAGGGCGGCGTGATCAAGGACCTGGTCAACCGCAACCACCAACTCGACATCAAGTTCGAGGACACCTCGGTGAAGGTGTTGCAGGCCACCCTGTGGTACCTCAACGGCCGCCACGAAGACATCAAGATCGAGAAGCCCGAAACCTCCGACACCGATGGCCGCTTTGTCTTCCAGATGCGCGAAGACGAAGACTGGGCCAGCCAGAATCTGCTGGCGCTGGAGGTGCAAGGGCCGGAAAGCGGCACCCAGAAAGTCGAAGCGAAACTGTGCAAACGCAATAACTTCGCCAGCCCCGCGCAACATACCGCGCAGGCCGGCCAGTGA
- a CDS encoding glycosyltransferase family 2 protein produces MQRFQTVLLQCAGWLVYMSLLMLIALALPSDIFDSQSKHFIFLVGAVGIWRYSMGATHFIRGMIFLYIVYPYLRRKVRKLGKAADPSHVYLMVTSFRIEALTTAQVYSSVIREAIDCGYPTTVVCSLVEMSDELLIKSLWAKYNPPEHVTLDFVRIAGTGKRDGLAYGFRAISRMMPDDHAVVAVIDGDTVLAEGVVRKTVPWFKLYPNVGGLTTNEFCEVRGGYIMSEWHKLRFAQRHINMCSMALSKRVLTMTGRMSMFRASVVTDPEFIADVESDSLMHWRLGRFKFLTGDDKSSWFSLMRLGYDTFYVPDAAINTVEHPPEKSFIKASRKLMYRWYGNNLRQNSRALGLGLKRLGLFTSIVLLDQRVSMWTSLLGLTVAVIASFKFGLQFLLVYLLWIGITRLILTIMLLCSGHNVGPAYPLILYYNQIVGAVMKIYVFFRLDKQSWTRQPTALKRDLASFQQWFNTWSSRTMTFSAASIFVAVLFMVV; encoded by the coding sequence ATGCAAAGGTTCCAGACAGTGCTGCTGCAGTGCGCCGGATGGCTGGTCTACATGAGCCTGCTCATGCTGATCGCCCTGGCCCTGCCCAGCGATATCTTCGACTCGCAGTCGAAGCACTTCATCTTCCTGGTCGGCGCTGTCGGCATCTGGCGCTACTCCATGGGCGCCACCCATTTCATCCGCGGCATGATCTTCCTGTACATCGTCTACCCCTACCTGCGGCGCAAGGTGCGCAAGCTGGGCAAGGCCGCAGACCCGTCCCACGTGTACCTGATGGTCACCAGCTTTCGCATCGAGGCGCTGACCACCGCCCAGGTGTACAGCTCGGTGATCCGCGAGGCCATCGACTGCGGCTACCCCACCACCGTGGTGTGCTCGCTGGTGGAGATGAGCGACGAGCTGCTGATCAAGAGCCTGTGGGCCAAGTACAACCCGCCCGAGCACGTCACCCTGGACTTCGTGCGCATTGCCGGTACCGGCAAGCGCGATGGCCTGGCCTATGGCTTCCGGGCGATCTCGCGGATGATGCCCGACGACCACGCCGTGGTGGCGGTGATCGACGGCGACACCGTGCTCGCCGAAGGCGTGGTACGCAAGACCGTGCCGTGGTTCAAGCTCTACCCCAACGTCGGTGGCCTGACCACCAACGAGTTCTGCGAAGTGCGCGGCGGCTACATCATGAGCGAGTGGCACAAGCTGCGCTTCGCCCAGCGCCACATCAACATGTGCTCGATGGCCCTGTCCAAGCGCGTGCTGACCATGACCGGGCGCATGTCGATGTTCCGCGCAAGCGTGGTCACCGACCCCGAGTTCATCGCCGACGTCGAGAGCGACTCGCTGATGCACTGGCGCCTGGGCCGCTTCAAGTTCCTCACCGGTGACGACAAGTCCAGTTGGTTCAGCCTGATGCGCCTGGGCTACGACACCTTCTACGTGCCCGATGCCGCCATCAACACCGTGGAGCACCCGCCCGAGAAGAGCTTCATCAAGGCCAGCCGCAAGCTGATGTACCGCTGGTACGGCAACAACCTGCGGCAGAACTCCCGCGCCCTGGGCCTGGGCCTCAAGCGCCTGGGGCTGTTCACCAGCATCGTGCTGCTCGACCAGCGCGTGTCGATGTGGACCAGCCTGCTCGGCCTGACCGTGGCAGTGATCGCCAGCTTCAAGTTCGGCCTGCAGTTCCTGCTGGTGTACCTGCTGTGGATCGGCATCACCCGCCTGATCCTCACCATCATGCTGCTGTGCTCGGGCCACAACGTCGGCCCCGCCTACCCGCTGATTCTCTATTACAACCAGATCGTCGGCGCGGTGATGAAGATCTACGTGTTCTTCCGCCTCGACAAGCAGTCCTGGACCCGCCAGCCCACTGCCCTCAAGCGTGACCTTGCCAGCTTTCAACAATGGTTCAACACCTGGTCCTCGCGGACCATGACCTTCTCGGCCGCGAGCATCTTCGTCGCCGTGCTGTTCATGGTCGTGTGA
- a CDS encoding alginate biosynthesis protein Alg44 → MNTAVNVNVVHESEAQRQHARVRIPAKLRYRDANNDPQEVKVDDLSAGGLSFHAKGALPVDEVMRGRLQFVVDNLGLSMDVEFLVRTSNPQTGRTGAEFQNLEPRDIATLRHIITTHLSGELISVGDVLSTLQRDNFTKARKQRDGGSGLSAFGRLRAVTVTAGVFAVGLVAFGFVAKSLYGLYFVSHAEAGVVAVPATSVTMPRDGSVQSLVQSGTAVAKGAPLATFNTSMLDLLKGHLDDSQLEPAKVEELFGKQLSGTLTSPCDCVVSRQLVDDGQYASKGQPVFTLVPRTSIPTVEARFSYRQFDEVKPGTRVNFQIAGENDVRTGRIVGSESLDTDNLASDIRVQIKPDESLPAELAGRPASVNSDRGPSLNWLIDKAVARGL, encoded by the coding sequence ATGAATACCGCCGTGAACGTCAATGTCGTGCATGAGTCCGAAGCGCAGCGCCAGCACGCCCGGGTGCGTATCCCCGCCAAGCTGCGCTACCGCGACGCCAACAACGACCCGCAGGAAGTGAAGGTCGATGACCTGTCTGCCGGCGGCCTGTCGTTCCACGCCAAAGGCGCCCTGCCGGTGGACGAGGTGATGCGCGGCCGCCTGCAGTTCGTGGTCGACAACCTCGGCCTGTCGATGGATGTGGAGTTTCTGGTGCGTACCAGCAACCCGCAAACCGGGCGTACCGGTGCCGAGTTCCAGAACCTCGAACCACGCGACATCGCCACCCTGCGCCACATCATCACCACCCACTTGTCCGGTGAGCTGATCAGCGTCGGCGATGTGCTCAGCACCCTGCAACGCGACAACTTCACCAAGGCGCGCAAGCAGCGCGACGGTGGCTCGGGCCTGTCGGCATTCGGCCGCCTGCGCGCCGTCACCGTCACCGCCGGGGTGTTCGCGGTCGGCCTGGTGGCCTTCGGCTTCGTCGCCAAGTCGCTGTACGGCCTGTACTTCGTCAGCCACGCCGAAGCCGGCGTGGTGGCGGTACCTGCCACCAGCGTCACCATGCCCCGCGACGGCAGCGTGCAAAGCCTGGTGCAAAGTGGTACGGCTGTGGCCAAGGGCGCGCCGCTGGCGACCTTCAACACCAGCATGCTGGACTTGCTCAAGGGCCACCTGGACGACTCGCAGCTGGAACCGGCCAAGGTCGAGGAACTGTTCGGCAAGCAGCTCTCCGGCACCCTGACCAGCCCGTGCGACTGCGTGGTTTCGCGCCAACTGGTAGATGACGGCCAGTACGCCAGCAAAGGCCAGCCGGTGTTCACCCTGGTACCGCGCACCAGCATCCCCACCGTCGAGGCGCGCTTCAGCTACCGCCAGTTCGACGAAGTGAAGCCCGGCACCCGGGTCAACTTCCAGATCGCCGGCGAAAACGACGTGCGCACCGGCCGCATCGTCGGCAGCGAAAGCCTGGACACCGACAACCTGGCCTCCGACATCCGCGTGCAGATCAAGCCTGACGAAAGCCTGCCGGCAGAGCTGGCCGGGCGCCCGGCCTCGGTCAACAGCGACCGTGGCCCGTCGCTGAACTGGCTGATCGACAAGGCCGTGGCCCGCGGGCTGTAA
- a CDS encoding alginate export family protein translates to MTLNPFVKAGIGLSFALLWSMPTLAAETAQKNFGLDVKITGQSEDDRDLGTRSGGDVNGLGLDLRPWVYGERGNWSAYAMGQAVTATDTIETDTLRQNDDGTSTDTADDGRKQDKSYLAMREFWVGYSGLTAYPGEQLRFGRQRLRSDDGMWRDTNIEALNWTFDTTLLKADLGVAQRFSEYRTDLTELAPEDKDRTHIYGNVATQWTPGHWVGLRAHHTHDSGSLKSPGETVDSLDKTRTGDLTWLGLEANSDAYNWRNDHTVNYWGSVTWLTGDRDTLSTSTVGNDQVATGKQSGDVNAWATDLGIRLRLDPQWQVGAAYARGSGGGGDDGSNNFEQTGLESNRSNFTGTRSRVHRFGEAFRGELGNLQAATLFASWQLREDYDASFIYHKFWRVDGKQNIGSSGINAVVDDGGVNRPLINGEKDLGQEMDVVVTKYFKQGLLPASMSQAIDEPSALVRLRAGVFKPGDAYGKEADSYMHRAFVDVIWRF, encoded by the coding sequence ATGACGCTCAATCCCTTCGTGAAAGCCGGCATCGGCCTGAGCTTCGCCCTGCTGTGGTCGATGCCGACCCTGGCCGCCGAGACCGCGCAGAAGAACTTCGGCCTGGACGTGAAAATCACCGGCCAGTCCGAAGACGACCGCGACCTGGGTACCCGCTCCGGCGGCGACGTCAACGGCCTGGGCCTGGACCTGCGCCCCTGGGTGTACGGCGAGCGCGGCAACTGGAGCGCCTACGCCATGGGCCAGGCGGTTACCGCCACCGACACCATCGAAACCGACACCCTGCGCCAGAACGACGACGGCACCAGCACCGACACCGCCGACGACGGGCGCAAGCAGGATAAAAGCTACCTGGCCATGCGCGAGTTCTGGGTCGGCTACAGCGGCCTGACCGCCTACCCCGGCGAGCAGTTGCGCTTCGGCCGCCAGCGCCTGCGCAGCGACGACGGCATGTGGCGCGACACCAACATCGAGGCGCTGAACTGGACCTTCGACACCACCCTGCTCAAGGCCGACCTGGGCGTGGCCCAGCGCTTCAGCGAATACCGCACCGACCTCACCGAGCTGGCCCCGGAAGACAAGGACCGCACGCACATCTACGGCAACGTCGCCACGCAGTGGACACCGGGCCACTGGGTTGGCCTGCGCGCCCACCACACCCATGACAGCGGCAGCCTGAAAAGCCCCGGCGAAACCGTCGACTCACTGGACAAGACCCGCACCGGCGACCTCACCTGGCTGGGCCTGGAAGCCAACAGCGACGCCTACAACTGGCGCAACGACCATACCGTCAACTACTGGGGCAGCGTCACCTGGCTGACCGGCGACCGCGACACCCTCAGCACCAGCACCGTGGGCAACGACCAGGTGGCCACCGGCAAGCAGAGCGGCGACGTCAACGCCTGGGCCACCGACCTTGGCATTCGCCTGCGCCTCGACCCGCAGTGGCAGGTGGGCGCGGCCTACGCCCGCGGCAGCGGCGGCGGCGGTGATGACGGCTCGAACAACTTCGAGCAGACCGGCCTTGAGAGCAACCGCTCCAACTTCACCGGTACCCGCTCGCGGGTGCACCGCTTCGGCGAGGCCTTCCGCGGCGAGCTGGGCAACCTGCAGGCGGCCACCCTGTTCGCCAGCTGGCAGCTGCGCGAGGACTACGACGCAAGCTTCATCTACCACAAGTTCTGGCGCGTGGACGGCAAGCAGAACATCGGCTCCAGCGGTATCAACGCGGTGGTCGACGACGGCGGCGTGAACCGCCCGCTGATCAACGGCGAAAAAGACCTCGGCCAGGAAATGGACGTGGTGGTGACCAAGTACTTCAAGCAAGGCCTGCTGCCAGCCTCCATGAGCCAGGCGATCGACGAGCCATCGGCGCTGGTGCGCCTGCGCGCCGGTGTGTTCAAGCCGGGCGATGCCTACGGCAAAGAAGCCGACTCGTACATGCACCGCGCCTTCGTCGACGTGATCTGGCGCTTCTGA
- a CDS encoding cupredoxin domain-containing protein has translation MKKVMSKGVFAVASLLVAGLAQAGPPVTVTFKNLGSQNAELKLVTANETSTYQIAKPQPARTVRPNDFVTFDVQRIVSPDVNGAQLRYASGGKTCAFGTTYLMRTLPGGIKQPQWTKTATPSGGATCTATITRTSADYSWAVEFTMK, from the coding sequence ATGAAAAAAGTGATGTCGAAGGGCGTTTTTGCCGTGGCCTCGTTGCTTGTCGCTGGCTTGGCTCAGGCTGGCCCGCCAGTGACGGTGACATTCAAGAACCTGGGTAGCCAGAACGCTGAACTCAAGCTGGTCACTGCCAATGAAACCAGTACCTATCAAATTGCCAAGCCTCAACCGGCCCGTACGGTACGGCCGAATGATTTCGTGACATTCGACGTGCAGCGGATTGTCAGCCCTGATGTGAATGGGGCTCAGTTGCGTTACGCCAGCGGCGGCAAGACTTGCGCATTCGGAACTACCTACCTGATGCGCACGTTGCCTGGAGGAATCAAGCAACCCCAGTGGACCAAGACTGCAACCCCAAGCGGTGGTGCGACCTGTACCGCCACCATCACCCGAACCAGTGCGGATTACTCATGGGCTGTTGAATTCACCATGAAATAA